The nucleotide sequence CCTCCGCGCCGACGCCAAGGTGGTCCAGATTCCGCTGGGCGAAGGCTGCCATGTGTCCGTCCCGCTCCACGCCGGTGGCGAGGCCGGGGCCGGTGATGGCGGCGGCGAGTGCGAGGGAGACGCCGGGACCCGGCCCGAGCTCCAGATACCGCTGCCCGGAACCGAGTTCCATGGCTTGGAGAGCTTCGACCGTGGCAGGGGTGTAGGTGGACATGGACGTCATGTGTCCGCCGGTCACCGGCCCGCGGGGGAGAGCGTCAAGGGGTTCTCGGTCGCGCTGGAGCAGGATCGACTCGTCGCTGTGGATCAGCTCAAGCCACTCCTGACGGTCGTCGGGGTGGGAGCCGTCGAGGAGGCGCCAGTCGATCGGATCCGCGCCCGGTCCGCTGACCCGGACGTACGCGTGCGGGAGCAGGACCTCGCGTGGCAGTGCGAGCAGAGCCTCTCGCACGGGACCGCGGCCGAGTTCTCCGCTCTTCTCGAGCCGGGCGACCATCGCCGCCCGGGCCGCCGCAGTCTCGGCGGCGGACTGCGGCGGAAGGAGGGGCGCGGCGGGCACGGTGTTGTCGGTCAGCACGGGTTGCACCAGGGGATCGGGTGGCGCGGCAGTTGGAGGCGCCGTCGAGTTCGGCACCTCGTTCACGAGGCATCGCCTCCGAGCGAGCGGTCGTGCTGCGCGTCGTCCGTGCCCGCTGCAGTGGGCACGGTGGGAGGGGCGGTCCGGGCTGCGGGAGGCCAGCCCAGCTGAGAATAGGCGCGGCCTTCGGAGATCGCGGTGATGGCCGTGCGGGTGTAGGACACGAGGCGGTCCGGAAGCTCGTGCCGCGGCCACCACTGCCAGTCCAGACACTTGTCGGTCTCGCGAACCTCGGGGGTGCCCTCCCACCGGCGTGCTCGGAAGACGAGCTGCATCAGGGGCAGGCTGCCCGGAGCGTCGACGACGTGGACGACGTGCGCCAGCTCCACGTCCGCGGGGTCGATGACCAGCCCCGCTTCCTCCCACGCCTCGCGGACCAGGCATGAGAGGGCAGATTCCTGCTCGCACCGCCCGGCGAGGTAGTGCCAGGTGTCGCCCGCGTACTTCGACTCGGGGTGACGCAGGCCGAGAAGTACCCGGCCTTCTGCGTCTTCGAGGTGGAGGTGGACCCCGACACCGTTGAGCACGGTCCGGCTGCCCCCGTCCCACACGGCAGGAGCCACGGCCGACCCGGTGTCCGGGGGGTTCTCGGCCGCGTGCTGGCGAATCAGGTCCCGGGTTGCGGGGCTCAGGCGTAGCCGGTCCAGTTCGTCGGGCGTGAACCAACGCACCAGCACGCCTTCGTGCAGCCGGAGCCGGTCGGTGTTGCCGCCCCACCGGCCGGTGAAGACCTGGACCGGGACGCTGAGGCCGTCGATGCTCGTGGCGGCCTCCACGGCGTAGGGCTTCACATCCTCAAGGCGGAGGTCGGGCACTTCCTCGGACAGCTCCCGCAGCAGGGTGCCCTCAAGGCTCTGGTCGTCGTGGGTGCGGCCGCCGCCGAGAAGGGCGAAGGCGCCCGACTGCCAGATGACGCCGGGCTTGTGGTCGCGCAGATGAAGCAGGTATCGGCCCGCCCCGTTGTGGATCAGCGCGGAAGCGTTCACCGGCTCCGGCCGGCCGTCCAGGCCCGCCGCGATGAGTTTCGCGCGCAGTGTCGGCGAGGTGACTTCCGGCTGCGGGAGCCATTGGGCGCCGGAGACCTCCGCGTCCTGCAGCACGATCGTCGGCGGCTCCTCGCCGGCGAGGTAGAAGACGTAGCGGAAGTCGTAGTGGCAGTGGGCCGGTTCCCCCTTGGACGGGTTGGCGTCGATGTCGTGGACGTCGATGTCGATAGGAGAGCCGAGCAGCTGCCGGGTCAGGCACAGGGCGCCCGGCGCGATCCCGGCCTCCTCCGACACCTCGCGCAGCGCCGCGGCGAGCAGTGTGCGGTCCCCGGGCTCGATGTGGCCGCCGGGAGTGAGAATGTGGCCGCCGGTGGCCCGGTGCCGGATGTGCAGGACCCGGCCCTGCCGGTCGATGACGACAGCGCTGCACGTGACGTGCCCGGGCCGCGTCGTCCGGGCGGTCAGGTCGACAGGCCGGTCCAGAGCGGCAAGGAGTCCTGCCAAGGCGTCACGCTCGCCGGGGTGTCGGCCGAGGTACGCCTCGACGGTCTTGCGGATCGCGGTGGGGCTGGGTGACATGGGCTTCTCTCGCCTTCGAAGTCGTGAGAGCGGGGTGGCGGGCAGGCTGAGGGGAAGGGGGCGCTCGGGTGGGTCAGCTCGGCGTCTCCTGTCCGGACGGCTGGGTGCTGCGGGGGCCGGGAACGACGTCGGCCACGGGCGCGATGCCGTATTGCGCGGCCTGGGCGGTGAACATTCCCTGGTACAGGCCGCCCTCGTGGGACATCAGGTCCTCGTGGGTGCCGTCCTCGACGGCACACCCCTGATCGAGGACGTAGATGTGGTCGGCGTGCATGGTCGCGGCGAGCCGGTGCGTGACGAGCACGACCGCGTGCCCCTCCTCGGCCAGGGACCACAGCCCCTCGAACGCGGCGATTTCCGCATGGGGATCCAGGGCGCTGGTCGGCTCGTCGACCAGCAGGAACGGCGCCTGCCGGTACCGAGTTCGAGCGGACCCCAGCTTCTGCCACTGCCCTCTCGAGAGTTGGACACCGCGCTCGTAGCCCTTGAACACGATCGAGTCCCATCCGTGCGGCAGACCCTCGACCAGCTTGAGCACGCTTGCTTCTCCTGCGGCCTTGCGGACGCGGTCCATGTCCCGGGGGCGGTCGCCGGCACCGATGGCCACGTTCGCGGCCGCCGTCATCTCCCAACGCGGGAAGTCCTGCGCCAGCAGCCCGACCTCGGCGAAGACCTGGGCGCGGTCCGCCTCACGCAGCCCGACCCGCTCGCCCGACTCACCCACCCACCACACGTCCCCCTCGGAGGGGAGCAGTAGACCGGCAAGCACCTTCGTGAGCGTGGTCTTCCCCGAGCCGTTCGCACCCACCAGGGCCGTTACTTTCCCCCGCGGGACCCGCACGCTCACGCCCTTCAGGGAAGGACCCTCGGCACCCGGATAGGTGAAGGACACCGCCTCCGTCCTCACCTCCCGCGCCGGCGCGGGCAGCGGGGTCCCGGTGTGCGGGATTGCGTTCTCGCCCGCCACTGCGATGGCGTCCTCGGTGTCGGTGAGGAACAGCAGCTCCTCGTACAGTCGGTTGACCTGCTGCACCAGCGACGTGAGTCGCGCCGTCGACGTACGGATGGCGATCACCGCGGTCCCGCCGACGGCGAGCGGCAGGCCACCGGTCGACAGCAGCCACCACAGCACGCCGTAGCAGGCCAGCGACGCCACACCGGCGAACGCGCCGGCGACCAGATCCGTGGACGCCTGCGCCCGGGCCAGGCGCCGCTGCTCCGCCTCCGTCTGCCTCGACATCTCCTCGTAGCTGGACAGCAGCTTCGTGCCGGCCGCGTGCACGCGGATCTCCCCGGCGGCGTGCGGGCGTGTCAGGTAGGCCAGCAAGGAGGCGATCGCTCTGCGGTGGTCGACCCAGGCCATCCGGGAGAGGTAGTCACGGCGCGCGGAGCGGACCGCGCCCCACCCCTTGGGCAGGGCGATCGCCAGCAGCATCGGCAACAGCGTCCAGTGCAGCGCCGCGAGCACGACGGCGGCCGCAGCCATGCCGATCACCACATTGCCCACGCCGACCGACAGCCGCAGCATGCTGCGGGCCGAGTCGGTGCCGAACCTTCCCGCCTCCAGGATCCGCTGGATCTCCGGCCGCTCGGTCGCCTCCACCTCCACGCCGGTGACGGCCCTGTAGTACCGGGCGGAGACCGCCCGCTCCACCTGCGGCTCCAGACGGCCCGACATCGCCGTCGACCACGCCGACAGCACGGCGGTGGCCACCGCCGCGACCGCGAGCGCCACGAGCGACGGCAGGGCGTCGTGGAGCTTGTCCACGGTGGGGCCGTCGGCGAACAACTGCGCGAGGACGCCGTTGACCGCCACCAGGCCCCACCCGGCCGTCACGCCCTGCCCGAGCTCGGCTGCCACGACCCCCATCAGCGCGCGCCGGTCCGCCTTCCAGCCGGTGCGCAGCACCATGCCCACCATCTGCGGCAGCGCGGCAGCCATGTGCCCGAACTTCAGCCGGGTCAGCGGGCCTTCGTGCCGGACGTAGGACTGGTCGTAGCGCAGCCGGCCGCCATAAAGCTCCCGCTCGGCATCCGAGATGCTGTCCGTGGCTCCGGCCTTCTGCGGGCTTGCGATCTCATCGCTGCCTGGTTCGACTGACGTCAACGTGTTCCCCCTCGTGGACGTGGTGGTGGCGTCGGCATGCTCAACGACGCCGCGCGATTCGAGCGCCTGTTCCTTTCGGACGGATCGGGCGCCCTGTGATTCCGCGGCTTTCCGAAGGTGTGCAGTGCATCGACCCTTGCCGCGCAAGAGCACTCGGCCGGGCGCGGAATGGCCGAAACGCCGACCTCCAAGCGCGGCGGCGGCACGCGGTCGGCAAGGCCTTCAACCTGATGCCTCACCCTGCTTGCCGAAGCGGACGAAAGGATCAAGCTCAGCCTCGCGAACGCAGGGGCCGAGGGCGTCATTGCCGGCCTCCTGGTGCTGCTCGCAGGCAAGCCCTGATTCACGCCGCCTGGCGCCCGGAGTGCTGCGGGCAGACGTGCTCCGCATCGAGCAACAGCCGTGCGTGCGCCGCCGGTTGGCCGAGGCGCGGATTCTCCCGGGGTGAGCAGAGATAGCGCCTCGACGGGGGAGGTCATCGGTCGGTGTCCTTCTGCTCCCTGGACACCTCGCTGCGGGCCTTCAAGCCCTGCTGGAGCTGGTTGGTGGCGTGGCGGCGGAGAAGGCTCAGGCCGTGGTCGAGAGTGGCCGGCTCCTCCGAGAGATTGATCCTCAGCAGTTGGCCACCGGGGTAGAGCGCCTCCCAAGCGCCGGAGGTGCCGCCGTGGACGACGGTCGGGTTGAGCCGCAGGCCGGATCGCCCGCACCGTGCGACCCACTGGAGGAAGTCTGCTCGGGGTGTGCGGAGTTCGGCGAAGGCGGAGTAGCCGGTGGCGGGCTGGAGGCCGGTGACGGGCCGGAGCGGCGACTGGGGGCTGGCGATGGCGAGCGCGTTGCGGCGGAAGCGTTCGCCCATGGCGGTCAGGTGGTCGCGTACGCGGCGGTAGGTCTCTTCGTCGGGAAGGTCAGGTAGACCGGCGCGGTGAATGCAGTCCTGAGCTGTCTGGACCAGCTTGGAGGTCTGCTCGCGGGGGGCCTCCACGAGGGCGAGTAGGGAGGCGTAGAAGAGCATGACGACCTCGCCGACGGGGTCGCTACTCATGGCCATCCGCTCGAACCGGTCGCGTCCGAAGTGACTCAGCAGCGCCTTGTTCCGCGTGACGACGACCGCCGCGCGAAGGCCGGGCAGGGAGAGATCCTTCGAGGCGGTGAGGATCAGGGCGCACGCGTTCAGGTCGAGGCCGTGGGCGCGGTCGCGGAGTATCGCGGCCGGCTGTGGGCCTTCGGAGCCGACCTGGAAGGGAATGTCGATGAGGGTGAAGTCCGGCCTGGCCAGCTGCGGCAGGTCGTAGCGAGTGCCGGTGACGCCGTTGGGAAGGACTTCGACGAGGCAGGTGCGCGGCGTGGGCGCCGCGCTGGTGGCGTGGAGTGCACCGTCGTGCCGGTAGTAGGCGGTGACGGGTGCTCCCCAGCGGACGGCGGACTGGTCGAAGGCGTAGTAGTTCGGAAGCGGCAGGACGAGACCGTGGCCGGTGTCGGCGAGGTGGGCGATGGTCAGGTTGATGGCCTCGGTGCCGCCGCGAGTGAAGAAGATGTCCGAGGCGTCCAGGTGCATGTTCAGGTGGCTGCCGAGGAGTTCGGCCATCGCCGCCCGTGTGTCGGAAGGGCGGCGGCCCGCGTATGCGGAGAGGGTCCCGTCGCGGATGAACCGGTCCAGCAGTGTGGACAGGTAGCGGGCGAGGTCCGGGGAGGGCGGGAAGCGGTTGCAGCCCTCCCCGAGCTCGATCGTCGTCTCGGGGTCCGAGTCAGCATCGGCGCGTAGGGCGCCGAAGGCGGTGAGGCAGTCGGCCTGCGCGGGCGCGGGGATGGTGTCGTGCACGGGTGGCTCCGGTGCGCCATGGGCCGGGGCGCTGCCGGGCTTCCGCGGTGCGGACGTCGGTGACGTTACCGGATCGGCAGGGCTCCGGGGGCGGTTGCCTCCAGCGGGGGTACCTCATGCAGAGCCGGGTGGCGCCAGTCCCGGGTGGGGGTGGAGGTCAGGAGGATGCCTGCGGCCGCGTCGAGGTCGGGTGTGTCGGTGTGCTGGTTGCGCCGGACCCAGATGGCGTCGATGCCGGCGCGCCGGGCGCCCGCGGCGTCGGCCCGGGGGTTGTCGCCGATCATGACAAGCCGCGCGGGGCCTGCGGCTTCCCGGGCGAGGCGGAATGCCTCGGGGTGGGGCTTCTCGTAGCCGCTGGCGGCGGAGTTGATCACCGCGCGAAACCGGTTGTCGATGCCGAGGGCGGCCAGAAGCGTGGGGAGTTCGGGAACGTGGTTGGAGAGGAGCACGTGCTGCCAGCCTTGCGCGGTGAGCCTGTCGAGGACGCGCAGGGCCTGCGGGTAGAGGCTCCAGGCGGCGGGGTCGGTGTAGGCGGCGCGGGTGGCCGCCGCCGCGGCCTGCGGGCCGGCCGTGCCAAGGCGGGTGAGTGCTTCGGCGACGACAGCGGTGATGTGGTCCCACCAGGCGTCCGGCTCGTTCAGGTGCGGGTGCGGGTCCTGCGCGGCGTGCCAGGGGAAGCCGGTCGCGAGAGCCTCGAACATCTCGGGGAACGCCCACCCGTGGCCCGGCTGCTGGGTGTCCAGGACTTCGAGGAGGCACTCGGCCCAGGTTCCGCGGCGGCGGTGGCCGAGCGTCCCGTCGAAGTCCCATATGGCGACCTTGGCCGTCACCACAGATCCAGCGCTTCCAGGACCTGCGCCGCCGTGGGCAGCGGCGCGGTGGGGGTGGCGGTGAGGAGGTTGTCGGGGAGGTCGGTCTTGGTGTCGAGCTTGATCATCTCGCGCCAGCGCAGGACCTGTTGCCACTGCGACGTCCAGGCGGGGCGCAGCTCGTCGGCCGGGATGTTTTCGAGCTGGCGTCCGTCGGCCAGGAGGCGGGCGGCGGTCGTGGCACCGATCCCGCGGACGCCGGGAATGTTGTCGGCGGGGTCGCCCATCAGGGCGCGGAAATCCGGCCACTGCTCGGCGAGAACGCCGTAACGGGGGAGGATGTGCTCGCCCGCGGTGTAGCGGCGCTCCATGGCGAGGCCGGTGTTCAGCAGGCGCACGCTGGGGTCGGTCAGCAGCTGGAGGTAGTCCTTGTCGGTGGTCATGATGTCGACTGCGCGGCCCGCGGCGCGGGCGCCGGTTGCCAGGGTGGCGATGACGTCGTCCGCCTCGCAGCCGTCCTGCTCGATCCACCGGACGCCCGTGTGTTCGAGCGCGTTTTTGACCAGGGCGAGCGACTCGATCAGGCCGGGCTCGGGGGCGGGACGCTGGGCCTTGTAGTCGCTGTCCTGCCCGGCGCGGGCCTGGGAGCCGTCCTCGGAGTCGAAGACCACGAAGATCTCGGATGCGTCGGCGTGCTGGATCTGTGCCTTGCGCAGCAGCGCGGTGAAGCCGAACACGCCGGTGCGGTCGATGGTCTTGTCGCGGCTCATGATGCGGGCGGCGAAGCCGTACCAGGCGCGGTGGAGGAGGTAGTGGCCGTCGACGAGCAGCAGGGGTGCGGTTGCGGTCACGGCGTGGCCTCCAGGGTCTGGTGCGTGCTGGTGGGTGCCTGTGACCGCGGCGTACGGGCGTCCGTTGCCGGATGACCATGGAGTCTAGCCACGGGGGTGGTGTGAGACTGCCAGAACGTGGCCAGCAGCGCCGCGAGGTGTTCGGCAGCGTTACGTTCGGCGACGACCCTGCTGTGGGCGGCGGTGCGCAGCCGGGTGCGTTCGTCGTTGGTCAGGGTGAGCGCCCGGCGTAGGCCGGCGGTCAGGGCGCCGGGGGCGGGGTCGTAGAGCAGGCCGTTGTGGCCGTCGGTGATCTGTTCGGGGAAGCCGTCGATGTTCGGGGCCAGGACGACGGCTCCGGTGTGCTGGGCCCACAGGGCGGTCTCGAAGACGATGTTGGCCAGGGTCTCGCCGCGGCTGGGGACCGCCATGGTGACGGTGTCGGGCCAGGCGGCCAGCGCGCGGGGGATGTCCCGGTCGTAGCGGCCGACGATGGTGGCGCTGAGTCCGAGCTCGGCGCTGCGGTCGCGGTAGGAGTTCAGCAGGGCGGCGCGGTCGTCATCGGTCGGGACGGCGACCATCGCCAGGTGGACGTCGTCGCGCAGCGGGGCGAGTTCCTCGATGAGGACGTCGAGGCCCTTGGTGTGGTCGGTGCGGCCGACTGCGGCGACGACCGGCCGGCCAGCGGGGATGCCGAGGGCGCGCACGATGCGTTCGGCTTCGGTCCTGGTCGGTGGGGTGAGGTCGGCGGAGGTGAGGTGGAGTCCGGACGGCCAGGGCCGGAGGCTGGCCGGGTCGAGGCCGTACTGGCCCTGAAGGTGGCGGGTGAGGAAGTCGCCGATGTCGGCGACCCAGGTGCGCGGGTGGAGCTTGGCGGCGGCGATGGCCTCCTCCTCCCAGGTGACGCGGCCGGGGTCGGGGCGGGGGCGTTCGGTGATGCGGGCGGTGGAGAACAAGGCCAGCAGGACCTCCACGGCCGGGTGGACGCCGACGTGGTGGGCGAGTCCGGCGAAGGGGGTGTCGACGCCGATGGCCAGCACCTTGGCGTGCCGGTCGGCGAGGTGCGTGGCGACGCGGGCGGCTTCGACGCACAGTTCCCGCCAGGCGTCCGGCTGCCAGAAGGGGCGGCGCGTGTCGTACGGCAGGATGATCACCTTGCCGCCGAGCCCTTCGACGACGCGTCGGGCGTAGAGGAGATCGTCCTCGTTGTAGCCCCAGGTGGCCGGGGTCGGCTCGGGGACGGCGAGGTACGGAATGAAGGCGCCGACGTGCGCGCTCAGGCGGTGGTGGTGGCGGGCGAGGGTAGCCAAGAAGGTCTTGGTCTGACGGCCGATGCCGTTGGTGTTGTTGGCGATACCGTTCACGGCGCAGTACAGCAGCGCGTTGGTCGGGGACAACGAGGGCCTCTCCTTGTATGTCAGCCGGCGGCGTAGAGGTCTTCCGGGTTCGGGCGCCAGATCTTCGACTTCGCCGGTGCCGGCTTCATACCGTGGGCGGTGAGCAGGTGGGCCAGGTGCCGGTAGGCGGCTTCCGCCTCGGGCTCGGTGACGGCGAACAGGGTGTAGTTGTCCGTCATCCGCACGGCCGCCCATCCGGTCAGCTGCTGGTCGACGGGGGTCATCCGGAGATTGGTCAGCATCGGGCTCAGGCCGCTGCCCGGGGCGAGCGGGTCG is from Streptomyces venezuelae ATCC 10712 and encodes:
- a CDS encoding NUDIX hydrolase; its protein translation is MSPSPTAIRKTVEAYLGRHPGERDALAGLLAALDRPVDLTARTTRPGHVTCSAVVIDRQGRVLHIRHRATGGHILTPGGHIEPGDRTLLAAALREVSEEAGIAPGALCLTRQLLGSPIDIDVHDIDANPSKGEPAHCHYDFRYVFYLAGEEPPTIVLQDAEVSGAQWLPQPEVTSPTLRAKLIAAGLDGRPEPVNASALIHNGAGRYLLHLRDHKPGVIWQSGAFALLGGGRTHDDQSLEGTLLRELSEEVPDLRLEDVKPYAVEAATSIDGLSVPVQVFTGRWGGNTDRLRLHEGVLVRWFTPDELDRLRLSPATRDLIRQHAAENPPDTGSAVAPAVWDGGSRTVLNGVGVHLHLEDAEGRVLLGLRHPESKYAGDTWHYLAGRCEQESALSCLVREAWEEAGLVIDPADVELAHVVHVVDAPGSLPLMQLVFRARRWEGTPEVRETDKCLDWQWWPRHELPDRLVSYTRTAITAISEGRAYSQLGWPPAARTAPPTVPTAAGTDDAQHDRSLGGDAS
- a CDS encoding 5'-3' exonuclease, with the protein product MTATAPLLLVDGHYLLHRAWYGFAARIMSRDKTIDRTGVFGFTALLRKAQIQHADASEIFVVFDSEDGSQARAGQDSDYKAQRPAPEPGLIESLALVKNALEHTGVRWIEQDGCEADDVIATLATGARAAGRAVDIMTTDKDYLQLLTDPSVRLLNTGLAMERRYTAGEHILPRYGVLAEQWPDFRALMGDPADNIPGVRGIGATTAARLLADGRQLENIPADELRPAWTSQWQQVLRWREMIKLDTKTDLPDNLLTATPTAPLPTAAQVLEALDLW
- a CDS encoding HAD family hydrolase, which gives rise to MTAKVAIWDFDGTLGHRRRGTWAECLLEVLDTQQPGHGWAFPEMFEALATGFPWHAAQDPHPHLNEPDAWWDHITAVVAEALTRLGTAGPQAAAAATRAAYTDPAAWSLYPQALRVLDRLTAQGWQHVLLSNHVPELPTLLAALGIDNRFRAVINSAASGYEKPHPEAFRLAREAAGPARLVMIGDNPRADAAGARRAGIDAIWVRRNQHTDTPDLDAAAGILLTSTPTRDWRHPALHEVPPLEATAPGALPIR
- a CDS encoding glycosyltransferase family 4 protein; this translates as MSPTNALLYCAVNGIANNTNGIGRQTKTFLATLARHHHRLSAHVGAFIPYLAVPEPTPATWGYNEDDLLYARRVVEGLGGKVIILPYDTRRPFWQPDAWRELCVEAARVATHLADRHAKVLAIGVDTPFAGLAHHVGVHPAVEVLLALFSTARITERPRPDPGRVTWEEEAIAAAKLHPRTWVADIGDFLTRHLQGQYGLDPASLRPWPSGLHLTSADLTPPTRTEAERIVRALGIPAGRPVVAAVGRTDHTKGLDVLIEELAPLRDDVHLAMVAVPTDDDRAALLNSYRDRSAELGLSATIVGRYDRDIPRALAAWPDTVTMAVPSRGETLANIVFETALWAQHTGAVVLAPNIDGFPEQITDGHNGLLYDPAPGALTAGLRRALTLTNDERTRLRTAAHSRVVAERNAAEHLAALLATFWQSHTTPVARLHGHPATDARTPRSQAPTSTHQTLEATP
- a CDS encoding aminotransferase class I/II-fold pyridoxal phosphate-dependent enzyme; protein product: MHDTIPAPAQADCLTAFGALRADADSDPETTIELGEGCNRFPPSPDLARYLSTLLDRFIRDGTLSAYAGRRPSDTRAAMAELLGSHLNMHLDASDIFFTRGGTEAINLTIAHLADTGHGLVLPLPNYYAFDQSAVRWGAPVTAYYRHDGALHATSAAPTPRTCLVEVLPNGVTGTRYDLPQLARPDFTLIDIPFQVGSEGPQPAAILRDRAHGLDLNACALILTASKDLSLPGLRAAVVVTRNKALLSHFGRDRFERMAMSSDPVGEVVMLFYASLLALVEAPREQTSKLVQTAQDCIHRAGLPDLPDEETYRRVRDHLTAMGERFRRNALAIASPQSPLRPVTGLQPATGYSAFAELRTPRADFLQWVARCGRSGLRLNPTVVHGGTSGAWEALYPGGQLLRINLSEEPATLDHGLSLLRRHATNQLQQGLKARSEVSREQKDTDR
- a CDS encoding ATP-binding cassette domain-containing protein, which gives rise to MSDAERELYGGRLRYDQSYVRHEGPLTRLKFGHMAAALPQMVGMVLRTGWKADRRALMGVVAAELGQGVTAGWGLVAVNGVLAQLFADGPTVDKLHDALPSLVALAVAAVATAVLSAWSTAMSGRLEPQVERAVSARYYRAVTGVEVEATERPEIQRILEAGRFGTDSARSMLRLSVGVGNVVIGMAAAAVVLAALHWTLLPMLLAIALPKGWGAVRSARRDYLSRMAWVDHRRAIASLLAYLTRPHAAGEIRVHAAGTKLLSSYEEMSRQTEAEQRRLARAQASTDLVAGAFAGVASLACYGVLWWLLSTGGLPLAVGGTAVIAIRTSTARLTSLVQQVNRLYEELLFLTDTEDAIAVAGENAIPHTGTPLPAPAREVRTEAVSFTYPGAEGPSLKGVSVRVPRGKVTALVGANGSGKTTLTKVLAGLLLPSEGDVWWVGESGERVGLREADRAQVFAEVGLLAQDFPRWEMTAAANVAIGAGDRPRDMDRVRKAAGEASVLKLVEGLPHGWDSIVFKGYERGVQLSRGQWQKLGSARTRYRQAPFLLVDEPTSALDPHAEIAAFEGLWSLAEEGHAVVLVTHRLAATMHADHIYVLDQGCAVEDGTHEDLMSHEGGLYQGMFTAQAAQYGIAPVADVVPGPRSTQPSGQETPS